One window of the Triticum dicoccoides isolate Atlit2015 ecotype Zavitan chromosome 3B, WEW_v2.0, whole genome shotgun sequence genome contains the following:
- the LOC119281066 gene encoding uncharacterized protein LOC119281066 has translation MTSSTEENDPWNPPYQCTHGPAKDLAEHTKLLKLVLSEKCALFEVSRATNTIVPDRTPESVKDALVGKLPRLVPILEKDSVRLFVKLFKHDSVGLAWGFVITPGTFNQMIMQNALRCAKVALQGKVGFRANPNYMNSHGYFPLHKAAEMFSADMIKLLFCYGASANLRTVGPEVIEGLLPLHVAVENACQHKFLEENLLPDKGNTDHVYRLIQLLCLPEMKIFLDTVRLIAERTDDLLAELWKYIKDGKLSETAVLLLAAQKKIRTVSYENGNIKTDGFSIISNLCTENVVAIDSEIAQNRARKKQQLKADKKLRRMALLLVIVICEAGEALDAYIRAHPEGPYAM, from the exons ATGACATCAAGCACGGAAGAAAACGATCCGTGGAATCCTCCATACCAATGTACTCATGGTCCTGCTAAAGACTTGGCTGAGCATACCAAACTACTCAAGCTG GTGTTGAGTGAGAAATGTGCTTTGTTTGAGGTCTCGAGAGCAACCAATACAATCGTCCCAGACCGTACTCCTGAG TCAGTGAAGGATGCTTTGGTCGGTAAATTACCCCGCTTGGTGCCCATCCTGGAAAAGGATAGTGTCAGGCTTTTCGTCAAGTTATTCAAGCATGACAGTGTGGGCTTGGCTTGGGGTTTCGTCATAACACCAGGGACCTTCAATCAGATGATCATGCAAAATGCCCTGCGATGTGCGAAAGTTGCCTTGCAGGGCAAGGTTGGGTTCCGCGCCAATCCCAACTACATGAACTCACATGGGTACTTTCCCCTTCACAAAGCTGCTGAAATGTTCTCTGCCGACATGATCAAGTTGCTCTTCTGCTATGGCGCATCGGCCAATTTGCGCACAGTTGGCCCTGAAGTCATCGAGGGCCTACTCCCACTACATGTTGCAGTTGAGAACGCTTGCCAGCATAAGTTTCTTGAGGAAAACCTGTTACCTGACAAAGGGAATACCGACCATGTCTACAGGCTCATTCAATTGCTGTGCTTACCTGAAATG AAGATCTTCTTAGATACAGTTAGACTGATTGCAGAAAGAACAGATGATCTACTTGCCGAgctctggaaatacatcaaggacGGAAAGCTTTCCGAAACAGCAGTTTTGCTCCTGGCAGCTCAAAAGAAGATCCGTACGGTATCTTATGAAAATGGCAATATCAAGACAGATGGGTTTAGTATTATCTCTAATCTTTGTACAGAGAATGTTGTTGCTATAGATTCGGAGATTGCTCAAAACAGAGCCAGAAAGAAGCAGCAGCTGAAGGCGGACAAAAAGCTTAGGCGTATGGCATTGCTGCTTGTTATTGTAATTTGTGAAGCTGGCGAAGCTCTTGATGCATACATTCGGGCACATCCAGAG